Proteins from one Mus caroli chromosome 3, CAROLI_EIJ_v1.1, whole genome shotgun sequence genomic window:
- the LOC110291105 gene encoding la-related protein 1B-like isoform X1 — translation MSARAPVPAAATREDPPAVAGDRDALLAATSRRAXQPAPGEREGKXXREERAAAATSAGARGEPSPALVLGHSVPQAAVPVRPLALHLAHKARAPGGPFGGEAPPLPPPPPPPPPPPPPTPLPPPAPRDPPEDAREDPAAAGPEDKPPPPPPKGNPWIKKLPQHLSNVGTGVPPPAQDSPEAELSSPKIIKAGKLKTKKSNKASDFSDMANWPTPGELVNTGSQSVINQGNKKPQIRKEKEEKIEKRSNSESKENREAKLDGPTENISEDEAQSSSQRKRANKHKWVPLHLDDVRPDSQERPGSRNSSRCQPEANKPTHSNRKSDTRSWRREREKRDDQDEVSSVRSEGGTIRGSTRGRGRGRGRGRGRGRGNPRLNFDYSYGYREPGERTEQPLPTEINASMMFYYDDGTGVRVYPVEETLLKEYIKRQIEYYFSTENLERDFFLRRKMDEQGFLPISLIAGFHRVQALTTNLNLILEALKDSTEVEIVDEKMRKKIEPEKWPIPGPPPRNVPQTDFSQLIDCPEFIPGQAFGSHTVRVMIY, via the exons ATGTCCGCTCGCGCCCCGGTGCCCGCCGCTGCCACCCGGGAGGACCCGCCCGCCGTGGCCGGAGACCGGGACGCGCTGTTGGCAGCGACGAGCCGGCGGGCGGNGCAGCCGGCGCCCGGCGAGCGGGAGGGCAAGGANNCGAGGGAGGAGCGGGCNGCGGCCGCCACCAGCGCGGGTGCGCGGGGAGAGCCGTCGCCGGCGCTCGTGCTGGGACACAGCGTGCCGCAAGCGGCCGTGCCCGTGAGGCCGCTGGCGCTGCACCTGGCGCACAAGGCGCGTGCGCCCGGGGGTCCCTTCGGCGGGGAGGctccgccgctgccgccgccgcctccgccgccgccgccaccaccaccaccaacgcCGCTGCCGCCGCCAGCACCGCGGGACCCACCGGAGGACGCCCGCGAGGACCCAGCGGCAGCCGGCCCCGAGGACaagccgccgccgcctccgccaAAGGGGAACCCGTGGATCAAGAAGCTGCCGCAGCACCTGTCCAACGTGGGCACCGGCGTGCCGCCGCCGGCTCAGGACTCCCCGGAGGCCG aaCTCAGTTCCCCCAAAATTATAAAAGCGGGAAAACTCAAGACAAAGAAATCCAACAAG GCTAGTGACTTCAGTGATATGGCAAACTGGCCAACACCAGGTGAATTGGTTAACACGGGg TCTCAGAGTGTTATcaaccaaggaaataaaaagccacaaattagaaaagaaaaagaagagaagattgAAAAAAGAAGCAACAGTGAGAGCAAAGAGAACCGGGAAGCAAAACTAGATGGTCCTACTGAGAACATCAGCGAGGATGAGGCTCAGTCAAGCAGCCAGAGGAAGAGAG ctAATAAGCACAAATGGGTACCACTCCACTTAGATGATGTGAGACCAGACAGCCAGGAAAGACCTGGGTCCCGGAACAGCTCTAGATGTCAACCTGAAGCAAATAAACCAACGCACAGTAATAGGAAAAGTGATACACGAA GTTGGAGacgggagagagaaaagagagatgatCAAGATGAAGTATCCAGTGTGAGAAGTGAGGGTGGTACCATCCGAGGTTCCACTAGAGGTCGGGGAAGAGGCCGGGGCCGAGGAAGAGGCCGAGGTCGAGGAAACCCTAGAT TGAACTTTGATTATTCATATGGTTATCGAGAGCCGGGGGAAAGGACTGAGCAGCCATTGCCTACGGAGATTAATGCCAGCATGATGTTTTACTATGATGATGGCACAGGTGTGCGCGTGTATCCTGTAGAAGAAACACTGCTTAAAGAGTACATTAAGCGCCAAAT TGAGTATTACTTCAGCACAGAGAACTTGGAACGGGACTTCTTTCTTCGAAGAAAGATGGATGAGCAGGGGTTCCTGCCCATTTCCCTGATTGCTGGTTTTCACCGTGTGCAGGCTCTCACCACAAACCTTAATCTCATCTTGGAg GCACTTAAGGACAGCACAGAAGTAGAAATCGTGGatgagaaaatgaggaagaagatAGAACCAGAAAAATGGCCAATTCCAGGCCCTCCTCCACGAAATGTGCCACAAACAGACTTCTCTCAGTTGATTGATTGTCCGGAGTTCATACCTGGCCAGGCCTTTGGCTCCCACACAG TCAGGGTGATGATCTACTGA
- the LOC110291105 gene encoding la-related protein 1B-like isoform X5, with translation MANWPTPGELVNTGSQSVINQGNKKPQIRKEKEEKIEKRSNSESKENREAKLDGPTENISEDEAQSSSQRKRGWRREREKRDDQDEVSSVRSEGGTIRGSTRGRGRGRGRGRGRGRGNPRLNFDYSYGYREPGERTEQPLPTEINASMMFYYDDGTGVRVYPVEETLLKEYIKRQIEYYFSTENLERDFFLRRKMDEQGFLPISLIAGFHRVQALTTNLNLILEALKDSTEVEIVDEKMRKKIEPEKWPIPGPPPRNVPQTDFSQLIDCPEFIPGQAFGSHTVRVMIY, from the exons ATGGCAAACTGGCCAACACCAGGTGAATTGGTTAACACGGGg TCTCAGAGTGTTATcaaccaaggaaataaaaagccacaaattagaaaagaaaaagaagagaagattgAAAAAAGAAGCAACAGTGAGAGCAAAGAGAACCGGGAAGCAAAACTAGATGGTCCTACTGAGAACATCAGCGAGGATGAGGCTCAGTCAAGCAGCCAGAGGAAGAGAG GTTGGAGacgggagagagaaaagagagatgatCAAGATGAAGTATCCAGTGTGAGAAGTGAGGGTGGTACCATCCGAGGTTCCACTAGAGGTCGGGGAAGAGGCCGGGGCCGAGGAAGAGGCCGAGGTCGAGGAAACCCTAGAT TGAACTTTGATTATTCATATGGTTATCGAGAGCCGGGGGAAAGGACTGAGCAGCCATTGCCTACGGAGATTAATGCCAGCATGATGTTTTACTATGATGATGGCACAGGTGTGCGCGTGTATCCTGTAGAAGAAACACTGCTTAAAGAGTACATTAAGCGCCAAAT TGAGTATTACTTCAGCACAGAGAACTTGGAACGGGACTTCTTTCTTCGAAGAAAGATGGATGAGCAGGGGTTCCTGCCCATTTCCCTGATTGCTGGTTTTCACCGTGTGCAGGCTCTCACCACAAACCTTAATCTCATCTTGGAg GCACTTAAGGACAGCACAGAAGTAGAAATCGTGGatgagaaaatgaggaagaagatAGAACCAGAAAAATGGCCAATTCCAGGCCCTCCTCCACGAAATGTGCCACAAACAGACTTCTCTCAGTTGATTGATTGTCCGGAGTTCATACCTGGCCAGGCCTTTGGCTCCCACACAG TCAGGGTGATGATCTACTGA
- the LOC110291105 gene encoding la-related protein 1B-like isoform X2 — protein sequence MSARAPVPAAATREDPPAVAGDRDALLAATSRRAXQPAPGEREGKXXREERAAAATSAGARGEPSPALVLGHSVPQAAVPVRPLALHLAHKARAPGGPFGGEAPPLPPPPPPPPPPPPPTPLPPPAPRDPPEDAREDPAAAGPEDKPPPPPPKGNPWIKKLPQHLSNVGTGVPPPAQDSPEAELSSPKIIKAGKLKTKKSNKSQSVINQGNKKPQIRKEKEEKIEKRSNSESKENREAKLDGPTENISEDEAQSSSQRKRANKHKWVPLHLDDVRPDSQERPGSRNSSRCQPEANKPTHSNRKSDTRSWRREREKRDDQDEVSSVRSEGGTIRGSTRGRGRGRGRGRGRGRGNPRLNFDYSYGYREPGERTEQPLPTEINASMMFYYDDGTGVRVYPVEETLLKEYIKRQIEYYFSTENLERDFFLRRKMDEQGFLPISLIAGFHRVQALTTNLNLILEALKDSTEVEIVDEKMRKKIEPEKWPIPGPPPRNVPQTDFSQLIDCPEFIPGQAFGSHTVRVMIY from the exons ATGTCCGCTCGCGCCCCGGTGCCCGCCGCTGCCACCCGGGAGGACCCGCCCGCCGTGGCCGGAGACCGGGACGCGCTGTTGGCAGCGACGAGCCGGCGGGCGGNGCAGCCGGCGCCCGGCGAGCGGGAGGGCAAGGANNCGAGGGAGGAGCGGGCNGCGGCCGCCACCAGCGCGGGTGCGCGGGGAGAGCCGTCGCCGGCGCTCGTGCTGGGACACAGCGTGCCGCAAGCGGCCGTGCCCGTGAGGCCGCTGGCGCTGCACCTGGCGCACAAGGCGCGTGCGCCCGGGGGTCCCTTCGGCGGGGAGGctccgccgctgccgccgccgcctccgccgccgccgccaccaccaccaccaacgcCGCTGCCGCCGCCAGCACCGCGGGACCCACCGGAGGACGCCCGCGAGGACCCAGCGGCAGCCGGCCCCGAGGACaagccgccgccgcctccgccaAAGGGGAACCCGTGGATCAAGAAGCTGCCGCAGCACCTGTCCAACGTGGGCACCGGCGTGCCGCCGCCGGCTCAGGACTCCCCGGAGGCCG aaCTCAGTTCCCCCAAAATTATAAAAGCGGGAAAACTCAAGACAAAGAAATCCAACAAG TCTCAGAGTGTTATcaaccaaggaaataaaaagccacaaattagaaaagaaaaagaagagaagattgAAAAAAGAAGCAACAGTGAGAGCAAAGAGAACCGGGAAGCAAAACTAGATGGTCCTACTGAGAACATCAGCGAGGATGAGGCTCAGTCAAGCAGCCAGAGGAAGAGAG ctAATAAGCACAAATGGGTACCACTCCACTTAGATGATGTGAGACCAGACAGCCAGGAAAGACCTGGGTCCCGGAACAGCTCTAGATGTCAACCTGAAGCAAATAAACCAACGCACAGTAATAGGAAAAGTGATACACGAA GTTGGAGacgggagagagaaaagagagatgatCAAGATGAAGTATCCAGTGTGAGAAGTGAGGGTGGTACCATCCGAGGTTCCACTAGAGGTCGGGGAAGAGGCCGGGGCCGAGGAAGAGGCCGAGGTCGAGGAAACCCTAGAT TGAACTTTGATTATTCATATGGTTATCGAGAGCCGGGGGAAAGGACTGAGCAGCCATTGCCTACGGAGATTAATGCCAGCATGATGTTTTACTATGATGATGGCACAGGTGTGCGCGTGTATCCTGTAGAAGAAACACTGCTTAAAGAGTACATTAAGCGCCAAAT TGAGTATTACTTCAGCACAGAGAACTTGGAACGGGACTTCTTTCTTCGAAGAAAGATGGATGAGCAGGGGTTCCTGCCCATTTCCCTGATTGCTGGTTTTCACCGTGTGCAGGCTCTCACCACAAACCTTAATCTCATCTTGGAg GCACTTAAGGACAGCACAGAAGTAGAAATCGTGGatgagaaaatgaggaagaagatAGAACCAGAAAAATGGCCAATTCCAGGCCCTCCTCCACGAAATGTGCCACAAACAGACTTCTCTCAGTTGATTGATTGTCCGGAGTTCATACCTGGCCAGGCCTTTGGCTCCCACACAG TCAGGGTGATGATCTACTGA
- the LOC110291105 gene encoding la-related protein 1B-like isoform X3, whose amino-acid sequence MSARAPVPAAATREDPPAVAGDRDALLAATSRRAXQPAPGEREGKXXREERAAAATSAGARGEPSPALVLGHSVPQAAVPVRPLALHLAHKARAPGGPFGGEAPPLPPPPPPPPPPPPPTPLPPPAPRDPPEDAREDPAAAGPEDKPPPPPPKGNPWIKKLPQHLSNVGTGVPPPAQDSPEAELSSPKIIKAGKLKTKKSNKASDFSDMANWPTPGELVNTGSQSVINQGNKKPQIRKEKEEKIEKRSNSESKENREAKLDGPTENISEDEAQSSSQRKRGWRREREKRDDQDEVSSVRSEGGTIRGSTRGRGRGRGRGRGRGRGNPRLNFDYSYGYREPGERTEQPLPTEINASMMFYYDDGTGVRVYPVEETLLKEYIKRQIEYYFSTENLERDFFLRRKMDEQGFLPISLIAGFHRVQALTTNLNLILEALKDSTEVEIVDEKMRKKIEPEKWPIPGPPPRNVPQTDFSQLIDCPEFIPGQAFGSHTVRVMIY is encoded by the exons ATGTCCGCTCGCGCCCCGGTGCCCGCCGCTGCCACCCGGGAGGACCCGCCCGCCGTGGCCGGAGACCGGGACGCGCTGTTGGCAGCGACGAGCCGGCGGGCGGNGCAGCCGGCGCCCGGCGAGCGGGAGGGCAAGGANNCGAGGGAGGAGCGGGCNGCGGCCGCCACCAGCGCGGGTGCGCGGGGAGAGCCGTCGCCGGCGCTCGTGCTGGGACACAGCGTGCCGCAAGCGGCCGTGCCCGTGAGGCCGCTGGCGCTGCACCTGGCGCACAAGGCGCGTGCGCCCGGGGGTCCCTTCGGCGGGGAGGctccgccgctgccgccgccgcctccgccgccgccgccaccaccaccaccaacgcCGCTGCCGCCGCCAGCACCGCGGGACCCACCGGAGGACGCCCGCGAGGACCCAGCGGCAGCCGGCCCCGAGGACaagccgccgccgcctccgccaAAGGGGAACCCGTGGATCAAGAAGCTGCCGCAGCACCTGTCCAACGTGGGCACCGGCGTGCCGCCGCCGGCTCAGGACTCCCCGGAGGCCG aaCTCAGTTCCCCCAAAATTATAAAAGCGGGAAAACTCAAGACAAAGAAATCCAACAAG GCTAGTGACTTCAGTGATATGGCAAACTGGCCAACACCAGGTGAATTGGTTAACACGGGg TCTCAGAGTGTTATcaaccaaggaaataaaaagccacaaattagaaaagaaaaagaagagaagattgAAAAAAGAAGCAACAGTGAGAGCAAAGAGAACCGGGAAGCAAAACTAGATGGTCCTACTGAGAACATCAGCGAGGATGAGGCTCAGTCAAGCAGCCAGAGGAAGAGAG GTTGGAGacgggagagagaaaagagagatgatCAAGATGAAGTATCCAGTGTGAGAAGTGAGGGTGGTACCATCCGAGGTTCCACTAGAGGTCGGGGAAGAGGCCGGGGCCGAGGAAGAGGCCGAGGTCGAGGAAACCCTAGAT TGAACTTTGATTATTCATATGGTTATCGAGAGCCGGGGGAAAGGACTGAGCAGCCATTGCCTACGGAGATTAATGCCAGCATGATGTTTTACTATGATGATGGCACAGGTGTGCGCGTGTATCCTGTAGAAGAAACACTGCTTAAAGAGTACATTAAGCGCCAAAT TGAGTATTACTTCAGCACAGAGAACTTGGAACGGGACTTCTTTCTTCGAAGAAAGATGGATGAGCAGGGGTTCCTGCCCATTTCCCTGATTGCTGGTTTTCACCGTGTGCAGGCTCTCACCACAAACCTTAATCTCATCTTGGAg GCACTTAAGGACAGCACAGAAGTAGAAATCGTGGatgagaaaatgaggaagaagatAGAACCAGAAAAATGGCCAATTCCAGGCCCTCCTCCACGAAATGTGCCACAAACAGACTTCTCTCAGTTGATTGATTGTCCGGAGTTCATACCTGGCCAGGCCTTTGGCTCCCACACAG TCAGGGTGATGATCTACTGA
- the LOC110291105 gene encoding la-related protein 1B-like isoform X4, which yields MANWPTPGELVNTGSQSVINQGNKKPQIRKEKEEKIEKRSNSESKENREAKLDGPTENISEDEAQSSSQRKRANKHKWVPLHLDDVRPDSQERPGSRNSSRCQPEANKPTHSNRKSDTRSWRREREKRDDQDEVSSVRSEGGTIRGSTRGRGRGRGRGRGRGRGNPRLNFDYSYGYREPGERTEQPLPTEINASMMFYYDDGTGVRVYPVEETLLKEYIKRQIEYYFSTENLERDFFLRRKMDEQGFLPISLIAGFHRVQALTTNLNLILEALKDSTEVEIVDEKMRKKIEPEKWPIPGPPPRNVPQTDFSQLIDCPEFIPGQAFGSHTVRVMIY from the exons ATGGCAAACTGGCCAACACCAGGTGAATTGGTTAACACGGGg TCTCAGAGTGTTATcaaccaaggaaataaaaagccacaaattagaaaagaaaaagaagagaagattgAAAAAAGAAGCAACAGTGAGAGCAAAGAGAACCGGGAAGCAAAACTAGATGGTCCTACTGAGAACATCAGCGAGGATGAGGCTCAGTCAAGCAGCCAGAGGAAGAGAG ctAATAAGCACAAATGGGTACCACTCCACTTAGATGATGTGAGACCAGACAGCCAGGAAAGACCTGGGTCCCGGAACAGCTCTAGATGTCAACCTGAAGCAAATAAACCAACGCACAGTAATAGGAAAAGTGATACACGAA GTTGGAGacgggagagagaaaagagagatgatCAAGATGAAGTATCCAGTGTGAGAAGTGAGGGTGGTACCATCCGAGGTTCCACTAGAGGTCGGGGAAGAGGCCGGGGCCGAGGAAGAGGCCGAGGTCGAGGAAACCCTAGAT TGAACTTTGATTATTCATATGGTTATCGAGAGCCGGGGGAAAGGACTGAGCAGCCATTGCCTACGGAGATTAATGCCAGCATGATGTTTTACTATGATGATGGCACAGGTGTGCGCGTGTATCCTGTAGAAGAAACACTGCTTAAAGAGTACATTAAGCGCCAAAT TGAGTATTACTTCAGCACAGAGAACTTGGAACGGGACTTCTTTCTTCGAAGAAAGATGGATGAGCAGGGGTTCCTGCCCATTTCCCTGATTGCTGGTTTTCACCGTGTGCAGGCTCTCACCACAAACCTTAATCTCATCTTGGAg GCACTTAAGGACAGCACAGAAGTAGAAATCGTGGatgagaaaatgaggaagaagatAGAACCAGAAAAATGGCCAATTCCAGGCCCTCCTCCACGAAATGTGCCACAAACAGACTTCTCTCAGTTGATTGATTGTCCGGAGTTCATACCTGGCCAGGCCTTTGGCTCCCACACAG TCAGGGTGATGATCTACTGA